One uncultured Jannaschia sp. DNA segment encodes these proteins:
- a CDS encoding DUF2235 domain-containing protein, whose translation MKRIVIFCDGTWNAAAADNPTNVVRIAQALSPVDTDDIQQVPIYVPGVGTGRRGVTPVGRWTDRVLGGALGLGFAANIIEAYEALVFMHEPRDEVFVFGFSRGAYAAWTLAVFLRLVGLLGRGDLHRLDEVVAWWRAHSRGRQSPDTPEAMARRFAFSPQVTTGPEDAAFWAAQGVPEAEPLNMRYLGLFDTVASLGVSWLVNRRDMPSDTRLPDFVGLCRHALALDERRATLRPTVLAPAPGHDDRLEQLWFAGEHGAVGGGGRLDGMSSIPLSWMIEGAERQGLYFDSHLPKEYARRHAPLSSVYDSEPPRGGLPSAILRRAGPDRVGPDWPEAVAPSAVTRWTDLRPRWRPGSLRRVARDLPDGPDDPSADT comes from the coding sequence ATGAAACGCATCGTGATCTTCTGCGACGGCACGTGGAACGCGGCGGCTGCCGACAACCCGACCAACGTAGTCCGCATCGCGCAGGCCCTGTCGCCCGTCGATACCGACGACATCCAGCAGGTGCCGATCTACGTGCCGGGCGTCGGCACGGGGCGACGGGGTGTCACACCCGTGGGGCGCTGGACCGACCGTGTCCTGGGGGGCGCGCTGGGCCTCGGGTTCGCGGCCAACATCATCGAGGCTTACGAGGCGCTCGTCTTCATGCACGAGCCGCGGGACGAGGTCTTCGTCTTCGGCTTCTCACGCGGGGCCTATGCGGCATGGACGCTGGCGGTGTTCCTGCGGCTGGTGGGGCTTTTGGGGCGGGGCGACCTGCACCGGCTGGACGAGGTGGTGGCCTGGTGGCGAGCGCATTCGCGCGGGCGCCAGTCGCCCGACACACCCGAAGCCATGGCGCGGCGCTTCGCCTTCTCGCCGCAGGTCACCACCGGGCCCGAGGACGCCGCCTTCTGGGCCGCGCAGGGCGTCCCCGAGGCCGAGCCCCTGAACATGCGCTATCTGGGGCTTTTCGACACGGTCGCCTCCTTGGGGGTGTCGTGGCTGGTCAATCGCCGGGACATGCCCTCGGACACGCGCCTGCCGGATTTCGTCGGTCTGTGCCGTCACGCGCTGGCCCTCGACGAGCGGCGCGCGACGCTGCGTCCGACTGTGCTGGCCCCCGCGCCGGGCCATGATGACCGGCTGGAGCAGCTCTGGTTTGCGGGCGAACACGGGGCGGTCGGCGGGGGCGGGCGGCTCGACGGGATGTCGTCCATTCCGCTGAGCTGGATGATCGAGGGGGCCGAGCGGCAGGGCCTCTATTTCGACAGCCACCTGCCGAAAGAATACGCCCGGCGGCACGCGCCGCTTTCATCGGTCTATGACAGCGAGCCGCCGCGGGGCGGACTGCCCTCGGCGATCCTGCGGAGGGCAGGCCCCGATCGTGTCGGTCCCGACTGGCCCGAGGCGGTGGCGCCGTCCGCCGTCACCCGCTGGACGGACCTGCGGCCGCGCTGGCGACCCGGCAGCCTCCGCCGGGTCGCGCGCGACTTGCCGGACGGGCCGGACGACCCCTCCGCCGATACGTAG
- a CDS encoding aminopeptidase P family protein: MYQDFAVTSRPEAALPRVSALRGWLADQGLDAYLVPRADAYQGEYVAPCDERLAWITGFTGSAGFAVIGRDRAAVFTDGRYTVQVKAQTDGDMFETVDWPATKLADWLPCAYPEGGRIGFDPWLHTVSEMEALSDLPGLELVATANGVDQIWTDRPPAPSAPISVWPDALAGRAHGEKRAEIAAALRTAEVGGFVTNQPDAVAWLLNIRGADIARTPIPQAFALIRADGTVVLFCDPAKADPVADHLGPEVTVRPTGEMAAVLADAGCVGFDRGTCPVAIHDMLTDPKAIDDPVARPKARKSDAEIEATREAHLRDGAAMVRFLRWLDEDRAPDATEIDVVRALEQFRRDTNALRDISFETIAGSGPHGAIVHYRVNEETNRVLDRNSVLLVDSGGQYEDGTTDITRTMPLGTPPPEAVRAFTRVLQGMIAVSRARFPKGVAGAHLDALARAPLWAEHRDYDHGTGHGVGVYLGVHEGPVRISRVSTVPLEPGMILSNEPGYYREGAFGIRIENLVVVRVMTRPEGGDDREMMGFETLTWVPIDRRMIDAALLSPDERAWLDAYHAGVAERLRPRLDGADRAWLDTMTAPL; this comes from the coding sequence ATGTATCAGGATTTTGCCGTCACCAGCCGCCCCGAGGCGGCCCTGCCCCGCGTGTCGGCTCTTCGCGGCTGGCTCGCCGATCAGGGGCTCGACGCCTATCTCGTGCCGCGTGCCGACGCCTATCAGGGCGAGTATGTCGCGCCCTGCGACGAGCGGCTGGCCTGGATCACCGGGTTCACCGGCTCGGCGGGCTTTGCGGTGATCGGTCGGGACCGGGCGGCGGTCTTTACCGACGGGCGCTACACCGTGCAGGTCAAGGCGCAGACCGATGGCGACATGTTCGAGACTGTGGATTGGCCCGCCACCAAGCTGGCCGACTGGCTGCCCTGCGCCTATCCCGAAGGCGGGCGGATCGGTTTCGACCCCTGGCTGCACACGGTCTCCGAGATGGAGGCGCTGTCGGATCTGCCGGGCCTCGAGCTCGTCGCGACCGCGAACGGGGTCGACCAGATCTGGACGGACCGCCCCCCGGCCCCCAGCGCGCCGATCTCGGTCTGGCCCGACGCACTGGCCGGGCGCGCCCATGGCGAGAAGCGCGCGGAGATCGCCGCCGCCCTGCGCACGGCCGAGGTCGGGGGCTTCGTGACCAACCAGCCGGACGCGGTGGCGTGGCTTCTCAACATTCGCGGCGCGGATATCGCACGAACGCCGATTCCGCAGGCCTTCGCCCTGATCCGCGCGGACGGCACGGTTGTGCTTTTCTGTGATCCGGCCAAGGCCGATCCGGTGGCGGACCATCTCGGCCCGGAGGTCACGGTCCGCCCGACCGGGGAGATGGCGGCGGTGCTGGCCGATGCGGGATGCGTCGGCTTCGATCGGGGCACCTGTCCCGTGGCGATCCACGACATGCTGACCGATCCGAAGGCGATCGACGATCCGGTCGCCCGGCCGAAGGCGCGCAAGAGCGATGCCGAGATCGAGGCCACCCGCGAGGCGCATCTGCGCGACGGGGCCGCGATGGTGCGCTTCCTGCGCTGGCTCGACGAGGACCGCGCACCCGACGCAACCGAGATCGACGTCGTGCGCGCCCTCGAACAGTTCCGCCGCGACACGAACGCGCTCCGCGACATCAGCTTCGAGACGATTGCCGGGTCGGGGCCCCATGGCGCGATCGTGCATTACCGCGTCAACGAGGAGACGAACCGCGTCCTCGACCGAAACTCGGTCCTGCTGGTGGACAGCGGCGGGCAATACGAGGACGGCACGACCGACATCACGCGGACCATGCCGCTGGGCACGCCCCCACCCGAAGCCGTCCGCGCCTTCACCCGCGTCCTGCAGGGCATGATCGCGGTCAGCCGCGCGCGCTTTCCGAAGGGCGTCGCGGGCGCGCATCTCGACGCGCTGGCCCGCGCGCCGCTCTGGGCCGAGCATCGCGATTACGACCACGGGACGGGGCATGGCGTCGGCGTCTATCTCGGCGTCCACGAGGGGCCGGTGCGGATCAGCCGCGTCTCGACCGTGCCGCTGGAGCCCGGCATGATCCTGTCGAACGAGCCCGGCTACTACCGCGAGGGCGCATTCGGCATCCGTATCGAGAATCTCGTCGTGGTACGCGTCATGACGCGGCCCGAAGGCGGCGACGACCGCGAGATGATGGGCTTCGAGACGCTGACCTGGGTGCCCATCGACCGCCGCATGATCGACGCGGCGCTTCTGTCGCCGGACGAACGCGCCTGGCTCGATGCCTATCACGCGGGCGTCGCCGAACGTCTTCGCCCCCGGCTCGATGGTGCGGACCGCGCGTGGCTGGACACCATGACCGCGCCGCTGTGA
- a CDS encoding BolA family transcriptional regulator, protein MTMETLMRERLEAALAPTRLEVVNESHRHAGHAGDDGSGESHWHVVIAAPAFAGQSRIARHRMVHAALGDVMPRIHALSMDLSEG, encoded by the coding sequence ATGACGATGGAAACACTGATGCGGGAACGGCTGGAGGCGGCCCTCGCGCCGACGCGTCTGGAGGTCGTGAACGAGAGCCACAGGCACGCCGGGCATGCCGGCGACGACGGCTCGGGCGAGAGCCATTGGCACGTCGTCATCGCCGCCCCGGCCTTCGCGGGCCAGTCGCGCATCGCACGGCATCGCATGGTCCATGCCGCGCTGGGCGACGTGATGCCCCGGATACACGCCCTTTCGATGGATCTCAGCGAAGGGTAG
- a CDS encoding transglycosylase SLT domain-containing protein encodes MERATAMGQARRVLTGLLAAFVCSAGIATAETRPVARLLETTGSSMSLAVTPTPPDLSLLAPDASLRPILRPRVEEMPDLRWDHVRGSSRWTRAAMRALDSHGDRLIDTVPRDIEQWCPAYPEADRWTRKAFWAGLLSTLSKHESTYRPTAVGGGGLWYGLVQILPATARGYGCQARSGEALKDGALNMSCAVRILNVTVPRDGVVSRGYRGVAADWGPFHSNKKREDMRRWLTRQPFCNGLHRSARPVLRPDWLLEPAGEPEEIPTFVAWELDKAFFSRVRLEVSAESEIAQVAAVDG; translated from the coding sequence ATGGAACGAGCGACGGCAATGGGGCAGGCCCGCAGGGTGCTGACCGGACTTCTGGCCGCGTTCGTGTGCTCAGCCGGCATCGCCACGGCCGAGACACGCCCCGTCGCACGCCTCCTCGAGACGACCGGCAGTTCGATGTCGCTCGCCGTCACGCCGACCCCGCCCGACCTGTCGCTGCTGGCCCCCGATGCCTCGCTCCGCCCGATCCTGCGCCCCCGCGTCGAGGAGATGCCCGATCTGCGCTGGGACCACGTCCGCGGCTCGTCGCGCTGGACCCGCGCCGCGATGCGCGCGCTCGACAGCCATGGCGACCGGCTGATCGACACGGTGCCGCGCGATATCGAGCAATGGTGCCCGGCCTATCCCGAGGCCGATCGTTGGACGCGCAAGGCGTTCTGGGCCGGCCTTCTGTCGACCCTGTCGAAGCACGAGAGCACGTATCGCCCGACGGCCGTCGGCGGCGGTGGGCTCTGGTACGGCCTCGTCCAGATCCTGCCCGCGACGGCGCGCGGCTACGGCTGTCAGGCCCGTTCGGGCGAGGCCCTCAAGGACGGCGCGCTCAACATGTCCTGCGCGGTGCGCATCCTCAACGTCACCGTGCCGCGCGACGGCGTGGTCTCGCGGGGCTATCGCGGCGTCGCCGCCGACTGGGGCCCGTTCCACTCCAACAAGAAGCGCGAGGACATGCGCCGCTGGCTGACCCGCCAGCCGTTCTGCAACGGGTTGCACCGCTCGGCGCGACCCGTGCTGCGCCCCGACTGGCTGCTGGAGCCCGCGGGCGAGCCCGAGGAGATCCCGACCTTCGTCGCGTGGGAGCTGGACAAGGCGTTCTTCTCGCGGGTCCGTCTCGAAGTCTCCGCCGAAAGCGAGATCGCGCAGGTCGCCGCGGTCGACGGCTGA
- the cobS gene encoding cobaltochelatase subunit CobS produces the protein MADGSMDIGAKPTDEVSVRELFGIDSDMKIKGFTDRTDRVPAIDMTYKFDPDTTLAILAGFGWNRRVMIQGYHGTGKSTHIEQVAARLNWPCVRVNLDSHISRIDLIGKDAIKLRDGVQVTEFHEGILPWALRNPVAIVFDEYDAGRADVMFVIQRVLEHDGKLTLMDQNEIITPHPSFRLFATANTVGLGDTTGLYHGTQQINQAQMDRWSMVATLNYLSHDAEAAIVLAKQPHFNTEKGRRTIGQMVTVADLTRTAFMNGDLSTVMSPRTVLAWAQNAEIFRDVGYAFRLTFLNKCDELERQTVAEFYQRCFDEELPESAVSLSLG, from the coding sequence ATGGCGGATGGCAGCATGGATATCGGCGCGAAGCCCACCGACGAGGTCTCGGTTCGCGAGCTCTTCGGCATCGACAGCGACATGAAGATCAAGGGGTTCACCGATCGGACCGATCGCGTGCCCGCCATCGACATGACCTACAAGTTCGACCCCGACACCACGCTCGCCATCCTCGCGGGGTTCGGATGGAATCGGCGCGTGATGATCCAGGGCTATCACGGCACCGGCAAATCGACCCATATCGAGCAGGTCGCCGCCCGCCTCAACTGGCCCTGCGTGCGCGTCAATCTCGACAGCCACATCAGCCGGATCGACCTGATCGGCAAGGATGCGATCAAGCTGCGCGACGGCGTGCAGGTGACCGAGTTCCACGAGGGCATCCTGCCCTGGGCGCTGCGCAATCCCGTGGCCATCGTCTTCGACGAATACGACGCCGGCCGCGCCGACGTCATGTTCGTGATCCAGCGCGTTCTGGAGCATGACGGCAAGCTGACGCTGATGGACCAGAACGAGATCATCACGCCGCACCCGTCCTTCCGGCTGTTCGCGACGGCGAACACGGTCGGCCTCGGGGATACGACCGGGCTCTACCACGGCACCCAGCAGATCAATCAGGCCCAGATGGACCGCTGGTCCATGGTCGCGACGCTGAACTATCTCAGCCACGACGCCGAGGCGGCGATCGTGCTGGCCAAGCAGCCGCATTTCAACACCGAGAAAGGTCGCCGCACGATCGGCCAGATGGTCACCGTCGCCGACCTGACGCGCACGGCGTTCATGAACGGCGACCTCTCGACGGTGATGTCGCCGCGAACGGTGCTTGCCTGGGCCCAGAACGCCGAGATCTTCCGCGATGTCGGTTATGCCTTCCGCCTGACCTTCCTCAACAAATGCGACGAGCTGGAACGCCAGACCGTCGCCGAATTCTACCAGCGCTGCTTCGACGAGGAGCTGCCGGAGAGCGCCGTAAGCCTGAGCCTGGGATGA
- the gatB gene encoding Asp-tRNA(Asn)/Glu-tRNA(Gln) amidotransferase subunit GatB, which yields MLDTALPAPRPKVIAGERHDWELVIGMEVHAQVASNSKLFSGASTRFGAEPNSNVAFVDAGMPGMLPVINEFCIAQAVRTGLGLNAEIHLNSAFDRKNYFYPDLPQGYQISQLYHPIVGEGEVLVELGDGTARVVRIERIHLEQDAGKSIHDMDPAMSFVDLNRTGVALMEIVSRPDIRGPEEAAAYVTKLRQIMRYLGTCDGDMQNGNLRADVNVSICRPGQYEKYQETQDFSHLGTRCEIKNMNSLRFIQAAIEVEARRQIAIVEAGGAVTQETRLYDVEKGETRSMRSKEEAHDYRYFPDPDLLPLEIEQGWVDDIAADLPELPDAKKARFVGDFGLSDYDASVLTADTDSASYFEEVAAVSGNGKASANWVINNLFGRLKEDETEIEASPMRPAQLGGILKLIEAGDISGKIAKDVFEIAYTSGRDPAEIVETEGMKQVTDTGAIEAAVDEIIAANPAQVEKAKANPKLAGWFVGQVMKATGGKANPAAVNQIVTAKLGL from the coding sequence ATGCTCGACACCGCCCTGCCCGCCCCGCGCCCGAAGGTCATCGCGGGCGAACGCCACGACTGGGAACTCGTGATCGGCATGGAGGTCCATGCGCAGGTCGCGTCGAACTCCAAGCTCTTCTCGGGCGCGTCGACGCGCTTCGGCGCCGAGCCCAATTCCAACGTCGCCTTCGTCGATGCCGGGATGCCCGGAATGCTGCCGGTCATCAACGAATTCTGTATCGCGCAGGCGGTGCGGACCGGGCTGGGCCTGAATGCCGAGATCCACCTGAACTCGGCCTTCGACCGGAAGAACTACTTCTATCCCGACCTGCCACAGGGCTACCAGATCAGCCAGCTCTATCACCCCATCGTCGGCGAGGGCGAAGTGCTGGTCGAGTTGGGCGACGGCACCGCGCGGGTCGTGCGCATCGAACGCATCCACCTCGAGCAGGACGCGGGCAAGTCGATCCACGACATGGACCCGGCGATGTCCTTCGTGGACCTGAACCGCACCGGCGTCGCCCTGATGGAGATCGTCAGCCGCCCCGACATCCGCGGCCCCGAGGAAGCCGCCGCCTACGTCACCAAGCTGCGCCAGATCATGCGCTATCTGGGGACGTGTGACGGCGACATGCAGAACGGCAACCTGCGCGCGGACGTGAACGTGTCGATCTGCCGTCCGGGCCAGTACGAGAAGTACCAGGAGACGCAGGATTTCTCGCATCTCGGCACGCGCTGCGAGATCAAGAACATGAACTCGCTGCGCTTTATCCAGGCCGCCATCGAGGTCGAGGCGCGGCGCCAGATCGCCATCGTCGAGGCGGGCGGCGCGGTCACGCAGGAGACGCGGCTCTACGATGTCGAGAAGGGCGAGACGCGGTCGATGCGGTCGAAGGAAGAGGCGCATGATTACCGCTACTTCCCCGATCCCGACCTTCTACCGCTGGAGATCGAGCAGGGCTGGGTCGACGACATCGCAGCCGACCTGCCCGAGTTGCCCGACGCCAAGAAGGCGCGGTTCGTGGGCGATTTCGGCCTGTCGGATTATGATGCGAGCGTGCTGACGGCGGACACCGATTCCGCCTCCTATTTCGAGGAGGTCGCGGCGGTCTCGGGCAATGGCAAGGCCAGCGCCAACTGGGTCATCAACAACCTCTTCGGGCGCCTGAAGGAGGACGAGACCGAAATCGAGGCGAGCCCGATGAGGCCCGCGCAGCTGGGCGGGATCCTCAAACTGATCGAGGCGGGCGACATCTCGGGCAAGATCGCCAAGGACGTGTTCGAGATCGCCTATACGAGCGGCCGCGACCCCGCCGAGATCGTCGAGACCGAAGGCATGAAGCAGGTCACGGATACCGGCGCCATCGAGGCCGCGGTCGACGAGATCATCGCCGCCAACCCCGCGCAGGTCGAGAAAGCCAAGGCGAACCCCAAGCTCGCCGGTTGGTTCGTGGGACAGGTGATGAAGGCCACCGGCGGCAAGGCCAACCCGGCTGCCGTGAACCAGATCGTGACCGCGAAGCTGGGGCTCTAG
- the cobT gene encoding cobaltochelatase subunit CobT, producing MSKPSDNPADPFKKALAEATKTMANDSELAVTYSVDPPGQTNDAVRLPQVSRRMTRDEVLLARGTADAFALRHRHHDASTNARYLPQGNMARELYDAMETARCEAVGARAMPGTAGNIDAKIGVEATRKGYGDVTDKAQIPLAAAAGYFIRQMATGRDLPRGAENALELWRGFIEESVGNRLDGLQDVLGDQQAFARLARQMIDDLGYGDQLGDDPDAEDDPEDEGQPEDEEEQPDSTGDDDDQEQDDEASPEQSQDQQDDPAQADVSMDDMADQEAGEEAEMPEAEESMDPPPPPPVSDADPNYTVFTDAHDEIVGAEDLAEPQELERLRAYLDQQLEPLKGAVSRLANKLQRRLQAQQNRSWEFDLEEGILDAGRLARVVANPTTPLSFKMERDTEFRDTCVTLLLDNSGSMRGRPISIAAICADVLARTLERCGVKVEILGFTTRAWKGGLAREEWLKAGRPAAPGRLNDLRHIVYKSADAPWRRVRPNLGLMMKEGLLKENIDGEALEWAHRRMVARPEARKILMVISDGAPVDDSTLSVNPANYLEKHLRDVIAMVEKRRAVELLAIGIGHDVTRYYDRAVTITDVEQLAGAMTEQLAALFDADPRARARVMGIRRVA from the coding sequence ATGAGCAAGCCCAGCGACAACCCGGCCGATCCGTTCAAGAAGGCCCTGGCCGAAGCCACTAAGACGATGGCCAACGACAGCGAACTGGCGGTGACCTATTCGGTCGATCCGCCGGGGCAGACGAATGATGCCGTCCGCCTGCCGCAGGTCAGCCGTCGGATGACCCGGGACGAGGTCTTGCTGGCGCGCGGCACGGCGGATGCGTTCGCGCTGCGCCACCGGCATCACGATGCCTCGACCAATGCGCGCTACCTGCCGCAGGGCAACATGGCGCGCGAGCTCTACGACGCGATGGAGACGGCCCGCTGCGAGGCCGTGGGCGCCCGCGCGATGCCGGGCACGGCGGGCAATATCGACGCGAAGATCGGGGTCGAGGCGACGCGCAAGGGCTACGGCGACGTCACCGACAAGGCGCAGATCCCGCTGGCGGCGGCGGCGGGCTATTTCATCCGCCAGATGGCCACGGGGCGCGATCTGCCGCGCGGGGCCGAGAACGCGCTCGAGCTCTGGCGCGGCTTCATCGAGGAAAGCGTGGGCAACCGTCTCGACGGGTTGCAGGACGTGCTGGGCGACCAGCAGGCCTTCGCGCGACTGGCGCGCCAGATGATCGACGATCTGGGCTATGGCGACCAGCTCGGCGACGACCCGGATGCCGAGGACGATCCCGAGGACGAGGGCCAGCCCGAGGATGAGGAGGAGCAGCCCGACTCGACCGGCGACGACGACGATCAGGAGCAGGACGACGAGGCCTCGCCCGAGCAGTCGCAGGACCAGCAGGACGACCCCGCCCAGGCCGACGTGTCGATGGACGACATGGCCGATCAGGAGGCCGGCGAAGAGGCCGAGATGCCCGAGGCGGAGGAGTCGATGGACCCGCCCCCGCCCCCGCCCGTCTCGGATGCGGACCCGAACTACACCGTCTTCACCGACGCCCATGACGAGATCGTCGGGGCCGAGGACTTGGCCGAGCCGCAGGAGCTGGAGCGTCTGCGCGCCTATCTCGACCAGCAGCTCGAGCCCCTGAAGGGCGCCGTCTCGCGCTTGGCCAACAAGCTGCAACGCAGGCTTCAGGCGCAGCAGAACCGGTCCTGGGAGTTCGACCTCGAGGAGGGCATCCTCGATGCCGGACGCCTGGCGCGGGTGGTGGCGAACCCGACCACGCCGCTCAGCTTCAAGATGGAACGCGACACCGAGTTCCGCGACACCTGCGTGACGCTGCTCCTGGACAATTCCGGGTCCATGCGCGGGCGACCGATCAGCATCGCTGCGATCTGCGCCGACGTGCTGGCCCGGACGCTGGAGCGCTGCGGCGTGAAGGTCGAGATCCTCGGGTTCACGACGCGCGCGTGGAAGGGCGGGCTCGCGCGCGAGGAATGGCTCAAGGCGGGCCGCCCGGCCGCGCCGGGACGGCTCAACGACCTGCGGCACATCGTCTACAAGTCGGCGGATGCGCCGTGGCGGCGCGTGCGGCCCAATCTGGGGCTGATGATGAAGGAAGGTCTCCTGAAGGAGAATATCGACGGTGAGGCGCTGGAATGGGCGCATCGCCGGATGGTGGCCCGTCCCGAGGCGCGCAAGATCCTGATGGTGATTTCGGACGGCGCACCAGTGGACGACTCGACCCTGAGCGTGAACCCCGCAAACTACCTCGAGAAGCACCTGCGCGACGTGATCGCCATGGTCGAGAAGCGCCGCGCGGTGGAACTGCTGGCCATCGGCATCGGGCACGACGTGACGCGCTACTACGACCGCGCGGTGACGATCACCGATGTCGAACAGCTTGCCGGGGCGATGACCGAACAGCTGGCCGCGCTGTTCGACGCGGACCCCCGCGCCCGCGCCCGCGTCATGGGCATCCGCCGCGTTGCCTGA
- a CDS encoding DUF4177 domain-containing protein: protein MSDDADDPLQTYEYRVVPAPRKGEKAKGVRSGEGRFALAMSRLFNRMGAEGWEYVRADTLPSEERVGLTGTETRYYALLVFRRATAPPQPIVVQPVIEAPRPPLLLTRSAPEWAGFEDQEVHEAEIIDILAARAAPKLAAE from the coding sequence ATGTCAGATGACGCCGACGATCCGCTCCAGACCTACGAATATCGCGTGGTCCCGGCCCCGCGAAAGGGCGAGAAGGCCAAGGGCGTCCGCTCCGGCGAGGGACGGTTCGCGCTCGCGATGTCGCGTCTCTTCAACCGAATGGGGGCCGAGGGCTGGGAATATGTCCGCGCCGACACCCTCCCGTCCGAGGAGCGCGTCGGCCTGACCGGCACCGAAACCCGGTATTACGCGCTTTTGGTGTTTCGCCGTGCGACCGCGCCGCCGCAGCCGATCGTCGTCCAGCCGGTGATCGAGGCCCCGCGGCCGCCGCTTCTCCTGACGCGGTCGGCGCCGGAATGGGCCGGGTTCGAGGATCAGGAGGTCCACGAGGCCGAGATCATCGACATTCTGGCCGCGCGCGCGGCGCCTAAACTGGCTGCGGAGTAG
- a CDS encoding J domain-containing protein, whose product MSKSDPFNFDMRVSTAKKRNPRGKRGMSGAVETSTRICDHDGCEEGGKYRAPKSRDTSDDYYWFCKDHVREYNAKWSFFDGATEAEIAAQEARDKPTKPFRRTVEERAWARLGIEDAHQVLGGNATRNPGRGVVGRKLPPTERKAIDILEAKDDWTKADIRKAYKSLIKVLHPDMNGGDRSQEEQLAEVVWAWDQLKDSRNFK is encoded by the coding sequence ATGAGCAAGAGCGATCCGTTCAATTTCGACATGCGTGTGTCGACCGCCAAGAAGCGGAATCCGCGAGGCAAGCGGGGCATGTCCGGCGCTGTCGAGACGTCGACGCGGATCTGCGACCACGACGGCTGCGAGGAAGGCGGAAAATACCGCGCTCCGAAATCGCGGGACACGAGCGACGACTATTACTGGTTCTGCAAGGACCACGTCCGCGAGTACAACGCCAAGTGGTCCTTCTTCGACGGCGCGACCGAGGCCGAGATCGCAGCACAGGAGGCGCGCGACAAGCCGACCAAGCCGTTCCGCCGCACGGTCGAGGAGCGGGCCTGGGCCCGGCTCGGGATCGAGGACGCGCATCAGGTGCTGGGCGGCAACGCCACGCGCAACCCGGGGCGCGGCGTGGTGGGGCGCAAGCTGCCGCCGACCGAGCGCAAGGCGATCGACATTCTCGAGGCCAAGGACGACTGGACCAAGGCGGATATCCGCAAGGCGTACAAGTCGCTCATCAAGGTTCTGCATCCCGACATGAATGGCGGCGACCGCAGCCAGGAGGAGCAGCTGGCCGAGGTCGTCTGGGCTTGGGATCAGCTCAAGGACAGCCGCAACTTCAAGTAG
- a CDS encoding alpha/beta hydrolase, whose translation MPFVLSRRRIIGGTFRDAVSHTPHHLDVRATGNGDGWERRLIGRDRWIAEVRAAAGTRGVVLYLHGYNTPQSRMLAAMTRLAKGLAAEGRDDLVVGLDWPSDGNFFVYNGDRSDAERVATTLIADLIAPVQRALPASRISLLAHSMGAYLFLEAISKVRPDGVRMLRPLDEVMFCAADVRAADAKPGTLYRQALSVAARRVTNYHSALDRVLLASSAVWGFGPRLGKDGLMGHRLPAQGDVDGRVYYDARIRPGDPGVIRSHGWWLDDPVAMADMAQVVAGRPTAAITTRKTRRDGDQVLALP comes from the coding sequence ATGCCTTTCGTCCTCAGCCGTCGCCGGATCATCGGCGGCACGTTCCGCGACGCGGTCTCCCACACGCCCCATCACCTCGACGTGCGCGCCACCGGCAACGGTGACGGGTGGGAGCGGCGGCTGATCGGACGGGACCGCTGGATCGCGGAGGTCCGGGCGGCGGCGGGGACGCGCGGTGTCGTTCTTTACCTGCATGGCTACAACACGCCGCAATCGCGGATGCTGGCGGCGATGACGCGCCTGGCCAAGGGGCTGGCCGCCGAGGGGCGCGACGATCTCGTGGTCGGGCTCGACTGGCCCAGCGACGGCAACTTCTTCGTCTATAACGGCGACCGCTCCGATGCAGAGCGGGTGGCCACAACGCTGATCGCCGACCTGATCGCGCCCGTCCAGCGTGCCCTGCCCGCCAGCCGCATCAGCCTGCTTGCGCATTCGATGGGCGCCTATCTCTTCCTCGAGGCGATCTCGAAGGTGCGTCCCGACGGGGTGCGGATGCTGCGCCCGCTCGACGAGGTGATGTTCTGCGCCGCCGACGTGCGCGCCGCCGACGCCAAACCGGGCACGCTCTATCGCCAGGCCCTGAGCGTCGCCGCGCGGCGGGTGACGAATTATCACTCGGCGCTCGACCGCGTGCTGCTGGCGTCCTCGGCGGTCTGGGGCTTCGGGCCGCGGCTGGGCAAGGACGGGCTGATGGGCCACCGCCTGCCAGCGCAAGGCGACGTGGACGGCCGGGTGTACTACGACGCGCGCATCCGGCCCGGCGATCCGGGCGTGATCCGGTCGCACGGGTGGTGGCTCGATGATCCGGTGGCGATGGCCGATATGGCGCAGGTCGTCGCGGGCCGGCCCACGGCGGCGATCACGACACGCAAGACCCGGCGCGACGGCGACCAGGTGCTGGCCCTGCCCTGA